CTCCCGGTGGCAGCTGCACCCCGGGTTCCTTCTCCACCCTTTTTTCCCAAGCCTGGGGTCCTCCTCTGCTTTTTGGCTTCCTCTTCTGTTTAGCTCCTCCCTCTGCCCGGGGATTCCCCCCTCCCTCACTCTTAGCCCTGTTGCCTCCGTCCCGAATTATTTTAAGTCGTCAACCCTTTCCACATCACGACGCCTTTTATAATGTCcatccttgtttgtttttcctcgtTGTCTGTGCTCCAGCCCCGAATCTTTCCCAAGGCCTCCGCCTTTACCCCTTTTCCTATTTTGTCCCTTTCCTCCGATGTCTCTATGCCACCCCAGCACTGGGTTCCTTTTTCCCTGATCTAAAGATTGTGGCCCTCTCTTCCTCTGCTGCTTCTGATTCCGTTACCTCACTGCCACCCACCCAGCTCCTGGCTTCCAAGAATTGTCTATTCCCTTCTCCCGAAGGGATCTAGGCTCTTACCATCATTCCCAAAGTACTACTTACATTCTCCTTTGACCTTAAGCCTTACCCTTCTTCTCTGGAGTGCTTTATGATTCCTGTAACTTTCTTTAACTTCCCTCTACCCTTCCTCAATTCCCCCAACCTCTGGAGGTTTGTTCCTGTAGAAGAGAGATCTGACAGTGCCCCTTCCCATTCAGGATTTCCAACTTCGACACCTCCCTCGAGTTTCAAGGGTTTTGCTGAGCCTTGTGACACTTGGTTCTGTTTTCCCTATGGTCTTTACCTTTACAAACCACTTATTTCTGGATCAGCTAAACCTTGAGCTAAGAAGAAAATGtgttgggaggagggggagcctCAGCTGTCTCAGGCTTTTCTCTGGACAGAAGGGTGTTTCTGAAGGATGGAGCAAGTTTAAAAGAAGTTCCTATCAGATTACACTTTGTTGGAGGAACGAACAGTCCTGCATGGAAACTGAATGAGGTTGTGAGAAATTTTGTTTTGGATTATTTAATTTTAGGCTTGTCTTAAAGGGATCACAGAATAGAGTCTCCTCCCACTCCTAAGAGGAATCAGTTTACTGTCTGTGGCTTCACTAGAATGGTTTTGGTTGATTCCTTAAGAGTTTAGGCCTGGAGTGGGGTTGGTCAGGGGGTAACTGGGAAAAGGAACATGAGACAGTGGAAAGAGCTTGTATATTCAGAATCAGGACTCCTGAGTTCAGCATGTGACTTCCTCACTTGACCTTTAGAGTGACTTTTTTTGGGAAAATGGTCCGCTCTGTAGGCATCAGTGCAGTAATAGGCTTATAGCAGGATGTgggttgggggaaaaaattagacttaattatttgtttacaaaACATTCTGGGTTCCTCAGGCACAAGGTATTTATGAGTAGTGATTTAGTTGTTCTgagaattttctttcattctggtCTCTCTGTTGGGCCTTTCTAGTCTTACAACCATGGGAGTAAATCAGTTTGAAGGACAAGCTCCAGGCCAGCTTCTTTCATCTGCCTTGCCTTCTTCCCCCACTGCTGTAAGTTGCTGACCACCTTTGCTGTTCCTCTTGTACTTGAGCCATAACTCCAGATTCTGTACATGGAAAGTATGTTTGTGGGAAAGTCCTTTGAAGAAACTGGCTGGAAAAGAAAACTTGGAGTGAGTTAGGCCTTAGGAAACTAGTTGCTTCCTTGTATGCCATGTCTCTTGGCCTGCGTTAGCGAAGAGAGCATATGAAGTTCCATTCATCTTCCTACTCCACGCCTGTTTGAAAGTAATCATGCTGCCTCATCCCACTTCTCCCTTTGTCTCCCTCCTCGTTAGCCAGTGTCCAATCTCATAATTCCACTTTTTAGGAGCAGCTTCACTCCTTGGAAGCACCCCCAAAGAGAAGTCATATTTCCCCTAGtttccctgcttccttctcagAGCTGGGTCCACACTGCACAAgaacatgtttgttgaatgccaTCTAAAGCAGCAAATTGAGAttctttgatttggggaagaagtTTGAGAGGGACCTCTCAGTAACTGGCATGAGACAAGAGAGGGCCTAGTTCAAGTGCATTTGGAGCTTGCAGCAGGAAGGAACAATTCAGAGAGAGGTGAGTGTACAGGTTGCTTTCTTTGCCATCTGTCTGTTACAGCAGGGGCTCCCAGAGCTGGCTTGGGCTGTCTGGCTGGAATCTGCTTATACCAGCTCTATAGCCCTGAACAGAATTCTCAGCTTGATTCAATATTGACTTAACTACCCAGAGACCACTGCTCTCCCTACCCTCCTGTTGGTAGCTTGAGAATGCCCTCTCCCCTGATGCCACCCTGCCTTGGGGCCTTGGGTAAGTGTTTACCTGGTTCCTGGTAGGGCTTGAGCCTGTTTGACTGCTCGGCTCTTTGTTTCTATAAGGAGAAGGTTGTACTCAATCTCCATTTTTACCGTTAAGGTTAAGGGGGAAAGATGAGCTCAGACCTCCTTAAAGAAAGGTTTGAGTTAAACCTTGAGATGTGAGGAGGAAATTCTCAACCACGGAACAGGCAGCTTAGGATGATTAGGAGTCTCTTTAGAAGAgcaacttcttttaaaaattactactaAAGGCATACATGCATTTGAACAAATCCAATTGTACTTAAAGAGTTTATGATGAAAATCAATACTCCCTTTCCCTTCATCCCTACTCCTAGAGTTAACGTCTTAATTATTTCAGTGTTTCTCTCTGACAGTTATTGCCATAGCCTTAGATAAAATGCTTGTGCCTTTGTTTCTTGGTTTATTAATTGTTACAAAAGAAGATTGCACTTTAGAAGATTCACACCTCTTGCTTatatattgtcatttttatttctactggaagcctgtgtcacttttttttttttttggctgcgttgggtctttgttgctgcgctcaggctttctctagttgcagtgagcgggggctactcttcttgtggtgtgcaggcttctcatcacggtggcttctcttgttgcggagcacgggctctaggcgtgtgggcttcagtagttgtggcatttaGGCTCAGtaagtagttgtggttcacgggctctagagtgcaggctcagtagttgtggcatacaggcatagttgctccgcggcatgtgggatcttcccagaccagggctcgaacccgtgcccctgcatcggcaggcaaattcttaaccactgcaccaccagggaagtcccctgtgtaactttaaataacatatttgaatCTTCTGTTCTTTCCATTAACTTTTAATAACCTCTCTTAACTATCTACCTTGTAGGATGAAGATATTGGCGCCACTGCTCTTTTTTCCAATTCACATGATCCATCTCaaaggggtctttttttttttttcaaagggatCTTTTAAAAGGAAGTGGAAAATTGAGCtcatgtggcgcacgggcttagttgctccgcgggcatgtgggatcttcccagaccagggctcgaacccgtgcccctgcatcggcaggcaaattcttaaccactgcaccaccagggaagtcccctgtgtaactttaaataacatatttgaatCTTCTGTTCTTTCCATTAACTTTTAATAACCTCTCTTAACTATCTACCTTGTAGGATGAAGATATTGGCGCCACTGCTCTTTTTTCCAATTCACATGATCCATCTCaaaggggtctttttttttttttcaaagggatCTTTTAAAAGGAAGTGGAAAATTGAGCTCACCTATCCACTTGGAGGCAGAGCACTAAATTAGATGATCTCTTAAAAGGGTCATTCtgtgaaaatacagaaacatataaaaatgtgaGGATTAATCTGAACCAATTGTATTTATCTAGTTCatggaaaaagattttaagaAGGGAATGGTGATTAACTGAGTGAGGAAATTGATTTGGGGCTCTTTATATCCTGTCCTACCAGAGAACAATCCACCAAGTCCTTTAACGGAGGCCATGGAGGGTTGTTTGCCTAGAATCTTTTGAGATGATGAGAGGTGGGAAGCCATGTTAAGTGATAGCATTCCCTCCCCCCAGTCTTCTGCAGACATTTACTTAAATGCTCAGTCACAGAACACATGCATATGTACCCTCTCTGTCCCCTTTCACTGCTGCTATTCTCTGCTTTGCCCTGAACAACCCTCTGATGCTCAGCTGAAGATTCCCTGCATTGCCCAGACATAATGTGTGGAGCCAGTTGGCTTTCAAcatgccccccccacacacacccatgcCCCTTTCCTAGAAGCCAGCTGCTAGTCTGGGGCGGGTCGGCCTCTTCAGTTCCCTTCCAGTCTCCCTGGAAGGCCAGTTTAGGCTCCCAGTGTGAAATGTGGAGCCTCAGTTGTCTGAATGTCCTTGAGAGCCATAGGAGTCATTTGATCCTAAAggtttggatttccttctctagtgtttttcttgttctctgaCTTATAAGGGGAAGGGTGGTGAATACAGaaactgtttcttcctttttcgcTTTCTAGTCCTTTCACTCTCTTTAGAATAGTTACTTATCAAAGctatattttctttgcatttgaaaATGAGTGAATTGATGTTGAGGACCATCTCTGGATTTAGGCTTGGGAGAATCCATTTCATATTTCTTATTGCCTAAATTGccaaaacaacctaaatttccttCAACTCCTCCTTTTCCCCATGACTTGCTTCAGATGCAGGCAGTTCCTGAGGATCAGAAAGGCCAGGAGGGGGGCCTAGCTCCAGTTTGGTAGTTTCTAGTGGCAGAGCTGCCTATACCGGAGAGGAGTttggttttcctccttctcttgacattgtctgtTCCCTGGAGAGTAGAGGCTGCCAAATCGGGGACCTGTTCTATTCAGCGGGAAGTCCCCTGAATACTGTGATGTGAGATTTCTAACTGAGCCctggaataaaagaaatgatggtctcctttccttccttcctggtgcCAGTAATAATCCCAATTGTGACCATTTCCAAATCTTCTGTGTTTCCTAGTGAAGTCTGAGATGCTGTTTGTGGAGAATGTCTGAACTTCATTTCCCTTGCAAGTTTTGAAAAGTGGATTTTTAGGAGCTTTTGGTGACTTGGAAGTCTCTGGagtagaggaaaagagaaaaatgtgccAAGCATAGAGAGATTGAGAAAAAAGAGTTGGTTGTATAAAGTGATTGAGGCTGTTGTGTGAGTTTCTAAGCAGACCTAAAATGTAGTGGTCCCAGTTGAATTTGAGTGACCCTCTGGTGCAGTGTCCTACAAAGGTGCGGCAGGGAATGACTAAAGCTTCCTTCTTATTATTCCTGTGCAACCCATAGTCGCGAGTAGAGACAGATCCGCACAGGCAGCCATGCTGGTTCTGCTGCTCAGAGGGCACTGCCTCATTTGGGACAGAGCGTAGTGAAAGAGTTGCCACCTTTTTGCTGATCCAAAGCTCAAAACTGcatcagagaaattaaatttggGGATGAACTTCTTGCTTGACAGAGTTGGGAGAAAGATAAACCAAAGTAGCCATTTTTGATGCTTTCTGAGAACTTGAGTTCCCCATCTGTCTTCCTGCAAAACTTTAGTGGTTGACTGCTGGGAGTCAGGGAGCTGTACTGTATAATGTTGGGCAAATGAAGGTAACCTTGAGTCTTAACATTTCAGAGGTGCAAGAAGAGGCACTGGAAGAGTGGCAGTGGAAACCGGGGCTTTGCAGAGTGACTAGAGAATCTGTATCTTGAGCCTCCTTCCACTTACCCAAAGTATATGCACCCAGGTTCACTAGTGTCAAAGCTGGTGTCACTATCAGTTGGAAATTACCTGCATTCCAGCTCCACAGttgcttctgccttcctcttgctCATGCTCTTGAGTGTGTCTTAGATTCactctatttgtatttttgtgaagAGGCCTCTGAGTCCATTGCTGACTACAGCCAGACTCCGGAGCTGGGTTGATCTGACATTAACAGTGTGCCTCTCCCAGTCGTTGCTTTGAAATTTCCTCCTGTTCTGCACTGATTCTCCTGATTTGGATTTGGTGAGGCTCTGAAGAATCATTCTAGAAAGGCAATGGCTTTTATCAACAGTGTTCTCTCACTGACTTTCCTTCTGAGAGTCCCTCCAGAGAGGGATTCTTGTTTATGTGATTCCTGCCCCTCCCTGTTCTTTGGACATTCTAGACACATGAGTTCCAGCCTGATATCTTTTTGCCTTCTCACAGCCCCTCCAGTTCTTGGAGTGTGTGTATGAGAATGGGGAAAGCAGTGTTGGGATAATTGTTTTGGAAGAGTCTCAAGTAACGGGTATTAACTGCAATTCACTTCCCGTATAAAcaacatgtgtgtgtgcacacgcattGTTTACTAACCTTTTAGGTGATTAGGATTCAACTAGCATTTGTTAAGcactactgtgtgccagggactgtgttAGATCATTTTACACACATAAAGTTACTTATTCTACACAGCAACAATAAGAAGTAGATatgtttttcccattttgcagttgaggaaactgaaactcagaaggTATGTGGTTTGTATAAGTTTACACATCTcataatggcagagccaggattttgaACCTCAGCCTATTTGACTCCAAGTTCAGGAGTTTTTCCACTATCCTTCAGCTTTCACAGCACTTGAGAAAGGGAGAATGATGTCATGAAGTCAGACAAACAGAGAAATGGCACACTTCAGCAGGGATGATGGTTGTTTTAGAGCTTTTTCTTCTCAGTGAAGCCTGGTGTGGTATTTGCTGGCCCTTATTTCTTGGGAACTTTGAGTATAAAACGGAAGGTAAGAAAGTATCTGTAACTAGAAAAATACATCAAGATTTtaacactagggcttccctggtggtgcagtggttgagaatctgcctgctaatgcaggggacacgggttcgagccctggtctgggaggatcccacatgccgcggagcaactaggcccgtgagccacaactactgagcctgcgcatctggagcctgtgctccgcaaccgcgatgaagagtggcccccgcttgccacaactagagatagccctcgcacagaaacgaagacccaacacagcaaaaatatattaattaattaataaactcctacccctaacatcttctaaaaaaaaaaaaaaagattttaacacTAAATAAAGGTGTGATGTTCAGGACCAGTGTATGGAGTGTTATATGAGGAAGAAAATACAgttcaaagaggaaaaggaaaaggttaTTGGCAGGCATTTAAAGGGAGATATGGAGgtagaaaaacatttgaagagtTGGGGACAAGGGAATTAAAACCAGAATTGCTTCCCAGTCTACCTGAAGAATTTGTAAACCTATATGAACAAAACACATATAAAGCAGCATTCTGCAAATACAAGTTAAGAATAGAGGCTAAGCTGAGTGACTAAGTGCAGAAGGAATGAAGAGTAATGTAGCAATCAGAAGTGGAGAGAGGtagtcagggaaagcttcctggGAGGAGAGGACTTTTCATCTGATTTTGAATGAGTCCAGGAAGACATAAAGAGAGGAGGTGCCAGGGAAGGTTTCATGGTGAAGGGAAGACCTGAGGATGGCACCACTAACCAGTGTGTGTACGTGTCTccctttctgttcctttctccctccctccttccttccgtAGCCTGGAAGCTCGAAGTCTGGCTGTGGCCATGGGAGACACGGTAGTGGAGCCTGCCCCGCTGAAGCCAACTTCTGAGCCCACTCCTGGCCCATCAGGGAACAATGGGGGCTCCTTGCTAAGTGTCATCACGGAGGGGGTCGGGGAACTATCACTGATAGACCCTGAGGTGGCCCAGAAGGCCTGCCAGGAGGTGCTGGAGAAAGTCAAGCTTTTGCATGGAGGCGTGGCCATCTCTAGCAGAGGCACCCCACTGGAGTTGGTCAATGGGGATGGTGTGGACAGTGAGATCCGTTGCCTGGACGATCCACCCTCCCAGATaagggaggaggaagatgagatgGGGGTCACGGTGGCCTCGGGCACAGCCAAGGGAGCAAGAAGGCGGCGGCAGAACAACTCGGCCAAACAGTCTTGGCTACTGAGGCTGTTTGAGTCGAAACTGTTTGACATCTCCATGGCCATTTCATACCTGTATAACTCCAAGGAGCCTGGAGTGCAAGCGTACATTGGCAACCGGCTCTTCTGCTTTCGTAATGAGGACGTGGACTTCTATTTGCCCCAGTTGCTTAACATGTACATTCACATGGATGAGGACGTGGGTGATGCCATCAAGCCCTACATCGTCCACCGTTGCCGCCAGAGCATTAACTTTTCTCTCCAGTGTGCCCTGTTGCTGGGGGCCTACTCTTCAGACATGCACATTTCCACTCAACGACACTCCCGCGGGACCAAGCTACGGAAGCTGATCCTCTCAGATGAGCTGAAGCCAGCTCACCGAAAGAGGGAGCTGCCCTCCTTGAGCCCAGCCCCTGACACAGGGCTGTCTCCCTCGAAAAGGACTCACCAGCGCTCTAAGTCAGATGCCACCGCCAGCATAAGTCTCAGCAGCAACCTGAAACGAACTGCCAGCAATCCTAAAGTGGAGAATGAGGATGAGGTAAAATTCCCGGGAGGGATAGGGGTAAGCAAGGTGGCATGGAGACAGGATGTCTGACATAGGGTTACTCTGTCCTTCTCTCTCCGTCCCTCTGTTTCATTTCACTGATAAAAGCATGGAATGTTAGAATGGAAAAAGACCTTAGAATTCATGTATTCCAGCTgcctcattttacaaaggaagaacTCGGAGACCCAGAGAGATAAAGTGACTTTCCTCAGGTCATATAGCTAACAGCAAGGCTGATACTCCTGACTCTGTCCAATGTGTTTTTACTAAACTGCACCGCCATTCTCTTAACTGAGAACTGTGGCAGAGGCCCTCCCCAGCCTGACTTGAAACCTGGGATATCTACCAGGACCTCTCAGAGCAGCAACcatgggggaggagaagggaccCTGTGTGTGAATTTtgtgtgtgctgggggaggggagatgttAAGTAGAACCTCAGCTTCATTCTCCTAGCCACTCCTCCTCATAATCCCTCTCCCCCAGTCCCTGAAGAGCCTGCTGTTTGTTGACATAAGGGTAAGGTTCATTCCCTTTCATTGAGGCATCTGCAGAATGCCCTCCCACCTGCCTTTCCTTGGGGGAAAGGATGTCTTGCTTGTCTTTTTCCCATATCATTTGGGAGAAGCAcaaaaggaagagggaagcagTCCTGGTAACAGAGTAAATCTTGGGCATACCCATTGTCTAGTCAAGGACCTGAAACCTAAAGAAGAGAAAGCAGCAGTCAGGGTATCCCATTTAGGATATAGAGCAGGGATGACATAAGCACATCAGTAGGTTACACTCACCTTTCATTCCATGTCTGGACAGATAGCAGGGGGAGTTGCCCGGTGGACAACCAGTAGTGTCAGTGACCTGATGTCCCAGCCAGACAATGGTgccccagtccccaccccacccccaactcacCACCAGCCACGCTCCCATCCTGGCTGCCAGCCTAGCctagaaaagaagggagaaaagaacgAGGAATTTGCGTTGTTGGAAAATGCATATAGTTGTGCTGGCATCTGCCTCTGTGGGGCACATAACCCACCCACATTTTTGATACAATGGGACTTCTTTCAACTAGAGAGAGGTCAGAGTGACTAGGGAAGGGAAAAGGCAAGAGCAGGGGAGACTACAGAGCCTGGTCTCTCTGGAAATTCGGTATTTTATTATGAGAATAATAGTGAAGCTaaaggaactaacatttattgagcacttactacgtgcCAAGCATCATGTCAAATActttacatttaatcctcacaacaaccctaagagaCAGCTATTATTTTACCATTGAGGAAACAGAGCAGTTAGATGATTTGCCCCAGGTCTCTCAACCAGTGCATATCAGACCAGGCCTCAGCTGTCAGAGTCCATATGGGGAAGAACAGCCTAGGCCTTAGCCATGAAGGTTTCCACATCCATGCACAGGCAGAGCCCTAGTGTTCTCAGAACCAGAATAGaccattttcatttctggttGAGCTTGGCAGGGCAGCCCAGGGTCATGAAGGGAGGCTGTTGCACAGCAAGAAGAA
This genomic interval from Physeter macrocephalus isolate SW-GA chromosome 4, ASM283717v5, whole genome shotgun sequence contains the following:
- the PI4KB gene encoding phosphatidylinositol 4-kinase beta isoform X1, with the translated sequence MGDTVVEPAPLKPTSEPTPGPSGNNGGSLLSVITEGVGELSLIDPEVAQKACQEVLEKVKLLHGGVAISSRGTPLELVNGDGVDSEIRCLDDPPSQIREEEDEMGVTVASGTAKGARRRRQNNSAKQSWLLRLFESKLFDISMAISYLYNSKEPGVQAYIGNRLFCFRNEDVDFYLPQLLNMYIHMDEDVGDAIKPYIVHRCRQSINFSLQCALLLGAYSSDMHISTQRHSRGTKLRKLILSDELKPAHRKRELPSLSPAPDTGLSPSKRTHQRSKSDATASISLSSNLKRTASNPKVENEDEELSSSTESIDISFSSPVRLAPEREFIKSLMAIGKRLATLPTKEQKTQRLISELSLLNHKLPARVWLPTAGFDHHVVRVPHTQAVVLNSKDKVGGLWPKPYPSSDSTPVVVQGVCMCPGVPHQHPRLPP
- the PI4KB gene encoding phosphatidylinositol 4-kinase beta isoform X2, which translates into the protein MGDTVVEPAPLKPTSEPTPGPSGNNGGSLLSVITEGVGELSLIDPEVAQKACQEVLEKVKLLHGGVAISSRGTPLELVNGDGVDSEIRCLDDPPSQIREEEDEMGVTVASGTAKGARRRRQNNSAKQSWLLRLFESKLFDISMAISYLYNSKEPGVQAYIGNRLFCFRNEDVDFYLPQLLNMYIHMDEDVGDAIKPYIVHRCRQSINFSLQCALLLGAYSSDMHISTQRHSRGTKLRKLILSDELKPAHRKRELPSLSPAPDTGLSPSKRTHQRSKSDATASISLSSNLKRTASNPKVENEDEPVRLAPEREFIKSLMAIGKRLATLPTKEQKTQRLISELSLLNHKLPARVWLPTAGFDHHVVRVPHTQAVVLNSKDKVGGLWPKPYPSSDSTPVVVQGVCMCPGVPHQHPRLPP